Within Apium graveolens cultivar Ventura unplaced genomic scaffold, ASM990537v1 ctg4787, whole genome shotgun sequence, the genomic segment ATCTGGGTGAAAACTAATCAACTTCAGCGAATAATCAGAACAGGACGCACAGGTCACTGGCTTAACCATAGCAAGGAGCATTGCCTTGTTGGAATAAAAGGAGATCCAATTGTAAATAGGAACATCGACACTGATGTGATTGTTGCCGAGGTTCGAGAAACAAGTCGCAAGCCAGACGAGGTAAAATACGTGCATGTCCTTTTATCTAGATCTAATTGTTAGATGCTTGTTACAAgcttataattttttatatttatatctaACACTAATATAAAAAATGAAGATAGGACCAGAACAATTCAGAAATGTTCAGATATTCAAGTTGTCAAAGCATGTACGAAGCAAAGCACTTGAAAGCTAATATATAGTTTTTTGCTAAGCAAGCTAATAATATAGAGTTGATTTACTGCACATACACAATGGTTAAATTAGGATACATTTCTGTACTATATACATTGATCAATGAACATGGATAAATAAAAACCCTTACTAAGTATTGGCTCAGGAACATCTTAATCTTTTTGGGGCAGCATCTGCATACACAGTCATGAGCGGCCACATGAATTTGAAGACATCTAAATTGCAGATCAATCAAGATAATTTAGGTCTTCTGAAACAAAGTAAACtgtttttttttgcttttttcCCCTGTATTATTCCCTGAAGACTAAAGGTCAAGCATGCAGAGAATAAGGACGTCACATGCTCTTTTCCTTTTAAAATGGTTACTGTTCTAATTTTAAGGAGTCCATTGATAATACACCTAAATAAATAATTCTATTGTATCTGGCTTCATCCTTTTAATATTTGTTGCACATATTTTGGGCAATCAAGTTTTGTTTTTTCTAAGTGTCGTTAAAGATTTGAAATTAGCACTAATATAGTGACCTATTACTTCATAGATGTACCCAATGCTCGAGAGGATAAGCCCAAGGACAAGAAAGCTTGAGCTGTTTGCTCGCATGCATAACACACATGCAGGGTATGTTTTCTTGCCAATTTTTAGTTGAAGTGCTTTTGAATTTTTTGATAAATGAATTCAACCGTTGCCATCTCCTGCTGCCAAGATCATCTCTGTTTTTTTACCGGATAAATTTGCTGTAAATATGGTGTGAAGTAGAATAGAATGATGCGTAACTATCCAAATAATTTCACCATTTTAGCTGGCTGATGTCTGCAAAATGAGTTTCTATTCCCAATAGAAAGAGCAGAAGCTCTATCTTTCCGTATATGAAGGACCCAAAGTGGAGTCAAATGATTAAATGTTGGTTCCCTATATCTGCACTGCAGTATGTACTAAAAAATCCTTttctgatggaggtaataatTGTTGGTGCCCTGTAAATGCTTCCTTGGCATAAAGCTGGTGCTTACTGCATTTATAAGAAGTTGAATAAATTACAGTACAGTATAATGAAATGGGAGGAAGATGCGAGTATGTTAAGACTGATATTTATTATGTTTCAGTTGATGATTTCGATTGTAGAAATTCGCAGCAGAATACAAGTATCTACATCTCtttcaatatatatacatatacccAAGTTTTAAAATTTCCAATTCAAAAGAGCTAAACCTGTCAAGCAATTTCTAGTAACAAAGATTTATTTGATATAAGAAATCTAGGCCTGTGACCCTGCGACGGGGTTAACTGTCTAAGCCTCTTCAGCAATTGCTTTTAATAAAGATTTATTAATTGGTGTTTGATAAAACATTAAAACTAGATTAAAAAGCCACGGGTGTGCTGATTTCCGCCTCTTCCTGCAAAAGAatgttattatatttttttatgtgCTGAGTGCTTTGCTGTTCTAGAAAATAGTTTTAAACTCGTCACTTTTAAGCTAAATTGTTTGGTTCTTGGTGACAAATTGCAATTAAATTTGAGCTAAATTCTTCCAGTTTTGCAAGCGTTAGCTGTAGTATGGGATTTCCCTTTAACCAGTTCCTTGCATAAATCAGGTGGATGTCACTAGGGAATCAGCTGAATGGAGTACGGTTGGTTGATGAAGGGCTCCGAGCGAGGTTCAAAGCTGCATATCCAGAAGTTGAGGTCCAACCTCAATCTCCTCCCAGGCCTTCTGCTATGGAAGTGGACTCTACTGTGCCTCAACCACGAAATATGTCCAAAGGGGGTGAATCAACATCTACATCAGCACAGTTTGCAGAAGAAAGAGCTCAAGAAGCGGCCTATGCCTATGTACCTGACAAAAAACCAGTAAATGTTGATGTGGAAATGACAAGCTAACTGTGTTCGTTCACAATAGTAGGTCACAGCTGTTTGGAGTTCATTCCAGAACCTACATAAGATATTAACGGACCTCAATACTGAGAGGATAGCCCAGAAAGAAAATCTTAATCATAATGTCTATATACTAGGTTGGTCATCACTGTTTTGGTTGCTTTGGAAGTTAATTTTGATGCTAGATACAAATGTGTTGTGCCCATAGATTAACCTTGTGTTCGATGGAAACTACATAGAGGCTTTCTATCTAGCACAAAAAATGAAAAGGCTCTTGTATCAACTCTGTAAATTCTGACAGGAATTGTTAATGGCATCTCTGTTCATTAGTTTTTTCATGCCTTACAAATATTGTCACGTAAATGGCACCTTTTTGTCCAAAAAGTTATCACAAGGAAATGTTCACCTTTGTTCTAGTATACTCTTTAAACTTCGGAAAACTAAATTTATTCTTTAAACAAAGAAACATAATAAGCATTAAATATATAACAGATGTGACTTTATAACACTTGTAGAAGTACAAAATTGGTCCCCTTTAGAGTTTTACACTGCTTGCCATAACAAAGAATCTTACACATATGTTAAAGAATCAATTTAAGTATTGAACCTATAATGAATGAAGTATTTTTAGAATGGACAGTTGAAATTTAGTGTGTTGTTTCATATGGCTGCCAAGACTAATGAACATAAACCAGGAACCCCATGGCTACTGACAAGAAGACTGGAATGTTGATCGATGGCGATGAAGAAGGCGGTGCTGGGATTGATCCAAACACATTTTGATAAGAGGGTGATGCTGCTGGATCATAAGGAGGTGCTGGTGCTGAAGAAGATCCATTACCCGAAAGCATTGAAATCTTGAGTTTCTGATATTTTTCACAGTGACCCTTTTGTCCACTGGTGAAATAATAGTTGTCAAGAGAAGTAATGTTGAAGACAGAGTTGCCATTGTTCATATACACGATTGGATCTGCAATGTTACAGCTGTTATAAGCTTCTTCCGTTACTTGCACAACTGAATCTTCACTTGGTGGATACAGAAAAACTGCAACATAAACAAGATTAATACTTAGAGCTGGTGACTGACAATGTGATCAGAATAAAAATCAAACAAGAAATCGATAACTTACGTAGAGAGTCTCCGATCTTCAAGCTGTATTTTTTCGACCATTTGGCATAGACATTTTTATTCAATGAAGAGGGAAGTCCCCAGGCACGTAAATCTCCAACCTTGTATTGGTAGCACAAGACTTGAGTTTGGATCAGCATAAAAAACAGGAGAGTTGTAAAACATAGCGGCTGTTTATGAAAACCAAGACTCCCCATTTCTGTCAATATTTCTCTCTGGCTCTTGGTTTATAATACAAGTACTGAGGGACAGATTATATACAGTTGGCTAGAATAGTGATAGAGATCTAGCTTATTGGACTGTGAAATGTCAAGTTGAAAGgcattttttttaatatattcaTGAGCATCATGTAATGTGATTGGCAGCTTCATCTGTGGACACTTATTTAATAGTGAACCCCACATATTGATGACAAAAATAGCACAAAAAATATGACATCCCAAGATCTACTATTTAAAGTTTGGGGTAAATAGCACAAGGGTCTAGGATGATCCCAAGTCAAAAACTTGTATTCTTTATAGTTCATACAAACTTTAGGTAGTAGACCAAACCTTTGATACTGCATTGTCAATTTGCTATGTACACAGAGAGATGTTAATCTATATGCACGGGACTGAAACAACAATTGTTAAGAAAAGTTAAGAGAAACAATTTAGAATTTTTACCTTCCCCGATAATTAGCGTGAAAAGTGTGAAATTTTTATGAATACAGGATGTAATCATGTAAATGCATGATTAGTAGGCAGAAGGACTAGACCAACATGAACATGAGAACATCAGAACAATAGCATGTGAGATGACAGTTGTAACATTACATCAAATGCTGCACCATGAAACAATGGAAAATGATATGCTAGGAGACCAATAGACGGTGGGATAGATTGTGTGATATTTCACAAGTATTTACACATTTCATTTGAGATAGTAAAATCTAAACACTAATCAAGTTAAGTTTACAAATAACCGAGTCCAAGTGATGATCTTCACCTAAAAAATATCAAAGCAATTCAGAAGAAATGATAACTTAacaaatattttaaaatgaaGGTACTTggtttatacatatatattatgtatttcaaatatttttggatataagtactgatttttttaagtttttttttgaaaatattggGAAAAATACGGGACAATCAATATGCAACTACTTATATCGATCTTTTTGATTATATCTGAGGTTGTACGTAGGTTGCGACCAGTTGCAGAAAATCatattttaacaaaaaaaaatttgaaaaacattatttttgtaaataaaaaatatttgagAATTTACTAAAAATACTAACTTTTCTAaatttttttgtgattttattATCTTCAGATTTTTTTGGGCAAAAATACgaaatcaaccaaaatcaaccagatatgcaactagtaatgaagtttttttttgttgcatttgagATTGCATGTATTTATAGAAACTCGTCAAATGTTACATCAAGTTGATTTCAGTAGACAAaaaccgtatttttgcaaaaaaaattgaaaaatagtatttttgcaaattaaaaaatattttttacaattttttttaaaaaataacagtgtttttgaaaaaatatttttagacttggttatttttcaaaaaaacccaaaatatttttacaattttttttaaaaagtgaCAAGATTTTTGCAAAATCGTTTTGAATTTGggtatttttaaaaaaagttcaaaattacATAAACTACACGATCTAATATAAAAACGGATCAGagacaaattaaaaaaaaacataatAACCCCCTTAAACTAAACAGTGCTTTTCAGTTTTCAAGTTTCAAACTGTCGCTTCGCTCTCTCTACCTCTCTGCTCGGTAATTTCttatcttcttcttttcttttattgtatgtatatatttttGATTTTGTATGTATACATTACTGATTATCAGCACATACAATGATCTTCGTTTTGTGTTATTTTTAAATTGGGCACacatataaaccctaattttttgaatttattaattttaattgtgtcgcaaaaattaattttattgaAATTATCACAACATTGAGAATAATTGTAGATGATCAATTGCTTAGAAATTGAGTAATGGCCTGTTTGGCTGTTTGTAGATATTTGAATTGCATTTTTTAACTTGTTTGTGGTATTAGAGTAGTTCTGCTTGATTTTTTTCGAGCTTCGGTAATACTTATTTGATTAGTATTTGATTCTGGATTGGGAGACAGTttagttatttatttttttgGAGTTTTTTTTAGTCTTTGGTAGTTTTGTTGATCGTAGTAGTTAATAGTTAGTTTACGATTTTGTAATTTCGATTATATTCGGAATGTAGTTTTGTTTTGGAAGAATTTATTGTGATACTTTGATTGGTTCATTGTGGTAATGGTTTTGTACTATTGACTTATAGTTGTTCTCGAACTATTGCACGGCCTTAGTAAGTCGTAATGGTTCGTAAATATGTATTTCAACATTAGAACACTATTTATGTATTTCAATATTTGAATACTGCCCCGATTGAGTTTCAGTTTATGTGGATGTAGTCTTGAAATATTAAAGTATGTAATATATGATCGTTATTtgttagagcaagtccaacaatGTCCTAGTGAATGCCGTATAATATACCCCCTCTTGTCCACAATATAGGTCATTTGATTTTTTGCACACAACTCAATTGCTTTGAAAAATGTTAATCCTAACTATGTTTTCAAAGCTCTTAAAAATACGGTAAAAAAGCCAAACACCCTATATAATGGACGAGAGGGAGTATCTGAATACAATTGGAGGGGAAGGGAAAAGATTACAGGAGAGAGATGTGTAAAAAAAGGAgggaaattaatttttttattcatAGAAGTGAAATAAGGCATGCATAGTGGTGCCTTAGAAATAGGGCTTGAAGAGTTTGATGTAGTGATATACAAGGTATCATTAGGACATTATTGGAACAACTTTTTTTGTCAAATAACTTAAATTTTAACTTAGGACGACATATAAGGACcttgttggacttgctcttaaTAAAGCATTTGTTGTCATAAATTTGTAACCCGGGTCAAATCTCCTGTCTTTTTCCAAAATCGGGTCATGTTTGGATTATGTGTCCGAAATTAGGTAAAGCATACGGGCCCAAATGCAGCCAATTTACCAAAAGTCCACCACAagccccaaaagatcatgatttgttggtgcacataaGTAGTAGTATTTGGCCTTATAGAATGAACAGAAGTTCCAAATTTTATCGAcgtgggactggggtgttacaaaaTTGGTTTTGGTCATTTCTTGATTAGGCTATATGTATGTAATGTAATGTGACTGATTTAGCTTTCGGAAAGGTTTTATCCAAGGGAAATTTTCTGATGAACTTCTTGTAGAAATTAGGTAGTATTTAATTGTTCTCTGCTTTTCATGTAGTTTATTGCCATGGAACTCTCGGATGAAGAAAAATATGCTGCCTTTAGAGAGAAGGTGAAAAGGACGGTTTATGTTGACAACCTTTCACCTCTAGCAACTGATGCTGTTATGAAAACTGCTCTGGATCAATTTGGAAATGTTCTTAGTGTCCAATTTATTCATAACTACGTTGGACCTAGTAATATGCCAGCTGCTGCCTTAGTGGAGATGGAAACCGAAAAGCAGGCTTTGAAAATTGTAGAGGAAACTGCCGAGTTTCCTTTTATGATATCTGGGATGCCAAGGCCTGTAAGGGCATTTCCAGCCGAGATAGAGATGTTTGAAGATCGTCCAAGGAAGCCAGGTAGAACGATACAATGTCGATGGTTGGAAGAAAACGATCCTGATTTTCAGGTAGCACAACAGATCAAAGAACTTGTTAAATACCATGCCAGTGAGGCGGCTTTCTTGCTCAAGGTAGACTCCAGCCTTCCTCAAATCTGTCATAGTTATTAAactgttttaatttatttttgtttttttttgtagCAACAATTGGCGGAAGAAGAGAGACTTCATAATAAGCATGGAGAAACCCTAAAAGCTAACCGCAAGAAGTATGATCTGATAGAAAAAGTTTTAACTGATGGAAGTGCTAGAAAGTTAGGGAGCTGCTATAACATAAAGTTGCAAGAAAATTAGCACCGGATATATAGTCTTAAATGTCGTTCATGTAGTTTTCAATCCAAGTACAGTTGCAAAATTTTCCAATGTGCGAGTACTTGGAggtttttattataaattttaatgtATCCAACTGGAATCAGATAGATAAGCAGCAAGCCCTAAGCTTCTGGGTAGTGCTATTCATGAATGTTAATTAGTTATTGGGGAAACTCTACATATTATGAATTCACTTGTCGTACCATCTCGAACCCACGTTTACACCATTCTAGTGTAAAAGTAAGTTTTAACCGTTAGGGCTTGTTTGACAAATCTGAGCTTAATGACTTATAAACGTAATGATGTgttttttctcaacttattttttatttttagcttttttattaattttagttttaaaaaatattttttaaatgttaatccaacttaaaatataagaattaagataattatatttaaaaattatttattttagttcatttaaatataaagaattctaaattataagtaaaattatccaaacacttacaTAACTTATCAACTTATCAATTATAAATCACTTTTAAGTTATAAGTTAGTTATTTAAAATTATCCAAACATGCACcgttataagttacttattttaaaattatcCAAACATGCACCAAGTCCAGAAGTCACATTATATCAGTGGAAATTTGATGTACTCTGAGAGTATTATGATTAATCTTTGGGTTTGAAATCAGTAATTGTATACCCGGTATTGGTCATAACTCACGAGTTTTTTGAAATCTCTTCAGATAGATGATTTCTTGATTTGATGATCCCCAACAGTGTATCAATTTCCTAATTTGTTGATGCCCAATACTAAAATATTGTATAAATAATTGCTTAATCAAGTTTAAATACCATTGTTTTAAAATTGTCGTCAAACAATCGTGAATCATGTCAACAATAAAATTCACACACAGTTCACTTTGATTTTTGCTGATGCCCAACAATAAATCATTGTAAAACAGTCGATTAATCAAGTTTAACCGTTTTAAGTTGTAATGAATTAACTTGTTTTAACAAAGAGAAAAAGATAATTTTACTAATACTAGCAATGGATCCACGAATATTGATAGTTTACTGGGACAGATTCGAGACGCCCAGCCGCCTCCCTATCTCAGCTATTACACAAAACAATTCATCCCCCAAACCCTAGCTTCTCCCCCCCCTAACTCTCTTCCCCCTTCAATTACTATATTGCCCTTTGACCCCTTTCTTTTTATTCCACTGTTCACCCAAATTAGTATTTTATTCTTTTGCCCTTCCAGCTTTGTTTTTCCTCCTTGAATACACCATTGGCTGTTTAACGGACACTTGGAGTATCACATTACCTCGCCCCCAAAGATTCACCTTGTCCTCAAGGTGGAAAACAGGAAATTGCAATGCTGTCCGTTCCACATCTTCCCAGGTGGCCTCGAACCTTGGTAATCCCTTCCATTTGATCAGAGTCTCCATCTTTACAACGGGGCCTTGTTGCACTTGCCGCACTTCCAATAATTCTTCAGGTTCGACCATCATCTCCAGTTCTGCATTCAGCTGGTATGGGAGAGTTGGGTTTACTGGGACATGGCCTACAGCTCTTTTAAGTTGCGAGACATGGAAAACTGAATGTATTTTGCTATCTTGTGGAAGATCTAACCGATAGGCCACTGCTCCTATCTTCAAGATAACTTTGAAAGGCCCGTAGTACCAGACTGCCAACTTCTCAAAAGGCCTTTTTGCCAAGGATTGTTGTCTATATGGCTGGAGTTTGAGAAATACCCAGTCCCCAACCTCAAAACTTTCCTCACGTCTATGTGCATCAGCAGCTTGCTTCATACGTTGTTGAGACCTGTGCAAATGAAACTGCAAATCATCTAAAATATGGTCCCTTTCGAGAAGCATTTCTTCCACACTGTTCACTGTTGCCTGACCTCTGTCGATTCTCAGCACGGGTGGTGCCTCTCTGCCATACAATGCTTTAAAAGGGGTAATTTTAGTGGAGAGATGAGGGGCGGTGTTGTAAGAATATTCTGCCCAGTGAAGCCACTTGGCCCAATTTTTAGGCTTACCCCCTACGAAACATCGAAGATAAGTTTCCAACCCCTTGTTCACATTTTCGGtttgcccatccgtctggggatggtaagctGTGCTGCGCTTCAATGTCGAGCCCTGTAGCTTAAACAGCTCTTTCCAGAAAGTTGAGATGAAAATACGATCTCGGTCCGACACGATTGATCCTGGAAACCCATGCAGTTTCACAATCTCCTTAATGAAAACTTTAGCAACAGAGAAAGCATCAAACGGATGGCGAAGACCCAAAAAATGTGCATATTTGGTTAATCGATCGACAACCACCAATATAACATTGTAGCCCTGGGACATTGGTAGTCCTTCTATAAAATCCATCGTTATATCTTCCCACACCATAGTTGGAATAGGCAGGGGTTGCAATAGCCTTGCTGGTGATTGCTGCGAAACCTTTTGTTGTTGACATGTCATACACTTTTTGACGTAAGCTGTCACATCCCCTCTCATCCCTTTCCAATACCATTCACCAGCTAACCTCAAATACATTTTTACTTCCCCTGCGTGACCCCCAACAGGTAAGTCGTGGTAAACTTCCAGCAGTTGAGTTACGACCTTTGAAGATCTTGGCACCACTATTCGTCCCTTATACCTTAACTTCCCATCGACCAAGTGGAACTTGCTGGGTTCTGGGTTAGCTTTCTTTAACCCTTGCATGATAAATTGCAGATCTTTATCATCTGCAATCTCCCTATCTAACTGTTCCCACGAAACCCCATGTATCGACACCATTTCCCTTAACACTACCTCTCCTGTTTTCTTCCTGGATAGAGCGTCAGCCACTCGATTTGCCGCCCCAGGTTTAATTTGTATTTCGAAATCAAACCCTAACAACTTAGCAACCCATCTTTGATAATCTGCATTAATTTCTCGCTGCTGGGTTAGGAAATGAAGGCTCTGTTGATCAGATCGTACCACAAAGTGCCTTCCCAATAGGTAATACTTCCACTTTTGGACTGCCAACACAATAACAATAAGTTCTTTTTCGTACACTGATTTTTGCCGCCCTCGTGTCCCCAACAATTTGCTAAAAAATGCTATAGGTCTGTTCTGCTGCATAAGCACCGCACCTACCCCATATCCCGAGGCATCAGCTTCGACAATAAACGGTTGCTTGAAATCCGGTAATAGAAGTACTGGGGCATGGGTCAGGGCTTCCTTGAGGTGGTTAAAGGCTTGCGTTGCAGCCTCACTCCAGCCGAAATTGTCTTTCTTAAGTTGTTCGGTGAGGGGTTGAGCCAACTGGGCATAATGTAATACAAATTTTCGGTGTAACCGGTCATCCCCAGAAAACCACGCAACTCCCAAAGATTAGTGGGTTGAGGCCAGTCCAGAATTGCAATGATTTTATCTtgatccacttccactcctttgtGTGAGATGACGTGCCCGAGATATCCAATTGACTCTTTACCGAATTCGCATTTCTTTCGATTTGCTACTAGACTGTGGTCCTTCAATTTAGCCAAAACTGTTTCAAGATGGGTGGAATGTTCCTCCTTATTTTTGCTATACACCAAAATATCGTCGAGAACACAACACAAACTTCCTTAAAAATGGACGGAACACATCATTCATAAGCGATTGGAAGGTGGTCGGCGCATTCATTAGCCCAAATGGCAtcaccaaaaattcataatgcccatcATGTGTTCTAAAAGCCGTCTTATGAGTATCCTCCTCCCGAACCCTTATTTGGTGGTACCCCGCCTTCAAATCTAACTTCGAAAACACGGTTGTTCCATTTAATTCATCAAGTAGCTCATCAATCACCGAAATTGGGTACTTATCCGGAACTGTTTCTTTGTTCAATGCCCTATAATCAACACAAAAACGCCAAGacccatccttcttctttactAAGAGCACCGGGCTTGAAAAAGGACTTATTGATGGTTTTATGATTCCCGCAGCCAATATGTACTTGATGAGTCTCTCTATTTCATCCTTTTGACTCTGGGGGTATCTATAAGGCCTAACTCCCACTGGACTACTACTTTCCTTCAATCTTATGGCATGCTCATGAGCTCGTTTTGGTGGCAGACCCTGAGGCTCCTCGAATACTCGGTTATACTGCTTCAGACTTTTCTTCAAAAATTCCGGGACTCCTGATTTTTCCTCAGTTGTCTGGGGAGTCCATGTCTCTGTCTGTTGTAACGCAACAACCTCCATCTGTCTGCATTCTACAACAAATCCCCCACCTAGTTTTTGCATCGATTTAATCATGGCTTTTAGCGAGATCTTTGACCGCATAAGGGAGGGGTCCCCTGTTAGAGTCACTGGGTTTCCTTGGATGTTGTAGGTCATCTCCTGCTTCTTCCAATCTGTCATTACCACCCCTAAGGTTTCTAGCCATTACACCCCTAGAATAATGTCTGAGTTGCCCAATCCTAGAGGTAAGAAATCTGATATCACTTCTACACCCCCTTCCAACTGTAACTTCATCTTGCGGCATATGCCATTTCCTTGAACCGAGTCTCCATTACCCAAACACACGCCAAAGCTTCCCCGTTGGTTCCACGGGAAGGCCCAACTCCTTAATCAACTCGAGTGACACGAAATTGTGTGTCGCCCCGGGATCAATTAACACTACCACTTCATAATCACCTATTGTTCCCTTTAGCTTCATGGTCTTGGGGTTCGACAAGCCCACCACCGAGTTCAAAGACACTTCTGTGATGACTTCCTCTGGGGTTGAAGGTAGGCTTTCCCCGTCTTCCCTTTCGAATTCACCCTCTTCTTCTATTAGCAATACACTCAACTCCCTTTTTTGGCAACGATGCCCAATGGACCACTTGACATCACAACAATAGCACAAACCTTTGGCCCTCTTCTCTTGTAGTTCCCTTTCTGTTAGCCTTTTAATTTCTCCTGGCACATTCCTGGATGCGGACCTTTCACTTGGGGACTGGACAGAGGCTTGGGACTCATGAGATCTTACACTCCAAGGTCGAGACACAGGGGGGCTGGTAGGAAAGCCATAGGATTGTTGCGAAGTTGATGACGTTCCTTTAGAAAAATTCATAAATGACCCAGTACGAATAGCACCCAGCCCGGATTTTCTCCCTCCTGCCACACGATTTTTCTCCTCCACCCGCATAGCC encodes:
- the LOC141702204 gene encoding early nodulin-like protein 8, yielding MGSLGFHKQPLCFTTLLFFMLIQTQVLCYQYKVGDLRAWGLPSSLNKNVYAKWSKKYSLKIGDSLLFLYPPSEDSVVQVTEEAYNSCNIADPIVYMNNGNSVFNITSLDNYYFTSGQKGHCEKYQKLKISMLSGNGSSSAPAPPYDPAASPSYQNVFGSIPAPPSSSPSINIPVFLSVAMGFLVYVH
- the LOC141702202 gene encoding ASI1-immunoprecipitated protein 1-like codes for the protein MELSDEEKYAAFREKVKRTVYVDNLSPLATDAVMKTALDQFGNVLSVQFIHNYVGPSNMPAAALVEMETEKQALKIVEETAEFPFMISGMPRPVRAFPAEIEMFEDRPRKPGRTIQCRWLEENDPDFQVAQQIKELVKYHASEAAFLLKQQLAEEERLHNKHGETLKANRKKYDLIEKVLTDGSARKLGSCYNIKLQEN